One region of Bacillota bacterium genomic DNA includes:
- the ccmA gene encoding heme ABC exporter ATP-binding protein CcmA, producing the protein MPDRGAAVSRGAAVVVRDLVQRLGGHEVLRGVSFELRAGEVLAVLGPNGAGKSTLLRVLGTLLRPTRGEVLVRGRDVRRSGPDLRRSIGFLGHHTFLYPQLTGWENLWFCARAFGVSDPETRVKEMLGAVGLDLFAHEPVRHYSRGMQQRLALARALLHDPLLLLLDEPYTGLDPEAAGLLDEVIGRWREQSRSVVMTTHDLGRALSGSDRVLVLQRGRVVLLAPSRSVGASRLEEACRPGGHRA; encoded by the coding sequence ATGCCTGACCGCGGTGCCGCGGTGAGCCGTGGCGCGGCGGTGGTGGTGCGGGACCTGGTACAGCGACTGGGCGGCCACGAGGTCCTGCGGGGGGTGAGCTTCGAGCTGCGTGCGGGGGAGGTGCTGGCCGTCCTGGGGCCCAACGGGGCGGGGAAAAGCACCCTGCTCCGGGTCCTGGGCACCCTCCTTCGCCCCACCCGGGGTGAGGTGCTGGTTCGGGGGCGGGACGTGCGCCGGAGCGGTCCTGACCTGCGTCGCTCCATCGGCTTCCTTGGCCATCACACCTTCCTCTATCCCCAGCTCACGGGATGGGAAAACCTCTGGTTCTGTGCGCGGGCCTTCGGTGTTTCCGATCCGGAAACGAGGGTAAAGGAGATGCTGGGGGCCGTGGGTCTGGACCTTTTCGCCCACGAACCCGTGCGTCATTATTCGCGGGGGATGCAACAGCGGCTGGCGCTGGCGCGTGCGCTGCTTCACGATCCACTGCTGCTCTTGCTGGACGAGCCGTACACCGGGCTGGATCCGGAGGCGGCCGGCCTCCTCGACGAGGTGATCGGCCGCTGGAGAGAGCAGAGCAGGTCGGTGGTCATGACCACCCACGATCTGGGGCGGGCCCTTTCGGGCAGCGACCGGGTGCTGGTGCTGCAGCGGGGGCGGGTGGTGCTGCTAGCGCCTTCCCGCAGCGTGGGGGCAAGCCGCCTGGAGGAAGCCTGCCGCCCGGGGGGTCACCGGGCTTGA
- a CDS encoding heme exporter protein CcmB, giving the protein MNRPRSVSPESSRPAGWWQQVAALVWKELRAEVRTRETLTPMVVFALVVVTVFGFGLRATGTDLTPVFPGLLWISFYFVGLLGLGRSFSSERAQETLAGLLLVPADRSFIFVGKALANLVFLGVVELISLPLFFGLLGVPFTAPVLPFCATMLLGTVGFASIGTLLSALAAHTRAAEMLLPVLVFPVLIPAVIGAVETTASLLGVGDPLGWKRWLGLLLAYDALFVALPLVLFEYLMEP; this is encoded by the coding sequence TTGAACCGGCCGCGCTCGGTGTCACCGGAATCGAGCAGGCCGGCGGGGTGGTGGCAGCAGGTTGCTGCCCTGGTGTGGAAGGAACTGCGGGCGGAGGTTCGCACGCGGGAGACCCTCACCCCCATGGTGGTTTTCGCCCTGGTGGTGGTGACCGTCTTCGGATTCGGCCTGCGTGCCACCGGAACCGATCTGACTCCCGTATTCCCCGGCTTGCTCTGGATTTCTTTTTACTTCGTAGGACTGCTGGGCCTGGGACGTTCCTTCTCCAGCGAGCGAGCCCAGGAAACCCTGGCGGGCCTGCTGCTGGTGCCGGCCGACCGCTCCTTTATCTTCGTGGGGAAGGCCCTGGCCAACCTGGTGTTCCTGGGCGTGGTAGAACTGATCTCGCTGCCCCTGTTTTTCGGCCTGCTCGGGGTCCCCTTTACCGCCCCCGTGCTGCCCTTTTGTGCTACCATGCTCCTGGGGACGGTGGGCTTCGCCAGCATAGGCACCCTGCTTTCTGCTTTGGCCGCCCACACCCGGGCGGCGGAGATGCTGCTGCCCGTGCTGGTGTTCCCGGTACTCATCCCGGCGGTAATCGGGGCTGTGGAGACCACCGCTTCCCTGCTGGGGGTCGGTGACCCCCTGGGGTGGAAGAGATGGCTGGGGCTACTCCTGGCCTACGATGCCCTGTTCGTGGCCCTGCCCCTGGTGCTGTTCGAGTACCTGATGGAACCCTGA
- the ccsA gene encoding cytochrome c biogenesis protein CcsA: MSTRGLLAWVTFVGILAALFLAFLYAPPDAKLGDTQRLFYFHVASAWTGLLAFTVVCVASIAYLRTGQARWDRLALASTEVGLLFITMAVITGSIWARFAWGTWWEWEPRLTSAFILWLMYAAILLVRNLVEEPERRARYAAVFGIIAFADVPVVFMSVRWWRSVHPVVVSAAGLDLEPPMVLAMVVAVLAFTLLYVMLVGERVRLARLEQELAECKRAWREEGGDAR; encoded by the coding sequence TTGAGTACGCGGGGTTTGCTGGCCTGGGTGACGTTCGTGGGCATCCTGGCGGCCCTGTTCCTGGCTTTCCTCTATGCCCCGCCGGACGCCAAACTGGGTGACACCCAACGACTCTTTTACTTCCACGTGGCTTCGGCGTGGACGGGCCTCCTGGCCTTCACCGTGGTGTGCGTGGCCAGTATCGCCTACCTGCGCACCGGGCAGGCGAGATGGGACCGGCTGGCCCTGGCGTCCACCGAAGTGGGGCTGCTGTTCATCACCATGGCCGTGATAACGGGGTCCATCTGGGCCCGCTTCGCGTGGGGTACTTGGTGGGAGTGGGAACCCCGCCTCACCAGCGCGTTTATCCTGTGGCTCATGTACGCGGCCATCCTCCTGGTCCGGAACCTGGTGGAGGAACCGGAGCGCAGGGCCCGTTACGCGGCGGTGTTCGGTATAATCGCCTTTGCCGACGTGCCCGTTGTGTTCATGTCGGTGCGTTGGTGGCGTTCCGTTCATCCCGTGGTGGTGTCGGCTGCCGGGCTCGATCTGGAGCCGCCCATGGTGCTGGCCATGGTGGTGGCGGTGCTCGCTTTCACCCTGCTCTACGTAATGCTGGTCGGTGAGCGCGTCCGCCTGGCTCGACTGGAGCAGGAGCTGGCCGAGTGCAAACGCGCCTGGCGGGAAGAAGGGGGGGATGCGCGGTGA
- a CDS encoding CcmD family protein, producing MITYLFLGYTAVWTLLFIYFLYISGRQRALERDVMWIRDHLARRESASPAPQDGPAPRQD from the coding sequence GTGATCACGTATCTGTTCCTGGGGTACACGGCGGTGTGGACGCTGCTCTTCATCTACTTCCTGTACATCTCCGGCCGCCAGCGTGCTCTGGAGCGTGACGTGATGTGGATCCGCGACCACCTGGCGCGGCGGGAGAGTGCCTCGCCGGCACCGCAGGATGGCCCCGCGCCACGGCAGGATTGA
- a CDS encoding twin-arginine translocase TatA/TatE family subunit, with protein MPFNIGLPELLVILFICLIVFGAGKLPGVGRALGQSIREFRQASQAKPEPDQAGSERPAGHEQGPGPGQAGTAGRADGGKEG; from the coding sequence ATGCCGTTCAACATCGGGTTGCCGGAGTTGCTGGTCATACTGTTTATCTGCCTCATAGTTTTTGGTGCGGGGAAGCTTCCCGGAGTAGGACGAGCCCTCGGGCAGAGCATACGTGAATTCCGGCAGGCTTCCCAGGCCAAACCCGAGCCTGACCAGGCCGGATCCGAGCGCCCGGCAGGGCACGAGCAAGGGCCCGGGCCTGGCCAAGCAGGGACTGCAGGGCGGGCTGACGGGGGCAAGGAAGGTTAG